CGGATGCCCAAATCCCAGGCGCGCTTCACCTCTCCTGTGAGTTGATCGAGGCTCCATCGACTGGCACCCGGCATGGCGCCAATCGGCTCAACTCCGGCACCTTCATGCACAAACAATGGGTAGATGAAGTCTGCTGAAGAAAGACTGGTTTCACGAACCATGGCACGCAACGCCGGCGAGCGACGCAGGCGACGCGGGCGGTAAGTGAGGTCCATGAGCAACCTTGATCAGTGCTGGAGATCGTAAGCGTCAACCTCCGGACGCTCTTCAGAGGCGAGCGCTCTGTAGCCAGTCGCTACGGGGATCGTCCGTTCGGGCTTCCCTGAGCTTTTCCAGCAGATTGCGCTGCTCATCCGACCATTGGTTGGGCCACTGCACGCTGAGATTGAGCAGCAGATCACCACGACCTGCTTTTAAAGGCCAGCCTTTCCCTTTGAGGCGAAGACTCCTGCCTGGAGACGTGCCGGGGGGAATCGATACCTCCGCCTCACCGTCAGGTGTCATGACTTTCACGTTGCCTCCGAGTGCAAGCTCATCGATGGAGACGGGCAGCTCCGCTCGCAGCTGATCACCATCGAGACGCCAGACCGGGTGCGGCTGCACCTCGAGATTGAGATAAAGGTCACCACGGCGTCCGGTTCCCGGCTGAAGATTTCCCTTGCCTTTGAGCCTCAGTCTGGACCCTGTTTTGACCCCAGGTGGGATTCTGACTTGGACTCGCTCATCATTGACAGACAACGTCCTCTCAGCACCTCTGAAGGCCTCGGCAAAGCTCACTTTCACGCTGGCTTCAGCATCGAGATTCAAGGGAGTCCTCGAGGCCCCTCGGGGGAAACCACCACCGCCGGCGAACCCTCCGCCCGGGAAGCCCCCACCAGGAAAACCACCGCCGGCGA
Above is a window of Synechococcus sp. BIOS-E4-1 DNA encoding:
- a CDS encoding DnaJ C-terminal domain-containing protein, with translation MAGSGYRDYFKVLGVERNADADAIKRAFRKLARQYHPDVNPGDANAEAKFKEVSEAYEVLSDPDKRRRYEQFGQYWNQAGAAGSGAGAGGFDVDFGRYGNFDDFINDLLGRFGSPGNAGFGGGPGGFAGGGFPGGGFPGGGFAGGGGFPRGASRTPLNLDAEASVKVSFAEAFRGAERTLSVNDERVQVRIPPGVKTGSRLRLKGKGNLQPGTGRRGDLYLNLEVQPHPVWRLDGDQLRAELPVSIDELALGGNVKVMTPDGEAEVSIPPGTSPGRSLRLKGKGWPLKAGRGDLLLNLSVQWPNQWSDEQRNLLEKLREARTDDPRSDWLQSARL